AGGACTCGCAACGCGGCTTCAGCGAAGCCCAGCGCCGCATCCTGTGGAACACCTCCGCAGACAGGCGCTGCCCGAATCCTAAAAAGAACCCAAATTGCATGAAGCGCCTCACTTGGGATGATTTTACCATCGACCACATCGACCCTTACAGCAAAGGAGGGCGATCCCGTTTGGAAAACGCTGCCCTCATGTGCCGCTCCTGCAACTCGTCCAAGGGAAAGCGGTGAAGTGAACGCAGGTGTTCAACAAATGACCCGCATCTCCCAACAACAACTCGAATCCTATCTCTGGGGCG
The nucleotide sequence above comes from Verrucomicrobiota bacterium. Encoded proteins:
- a CDS encoding HNH endonuclease, translating into MKRLTWDDFTIDHIDPYSKGGRSRLENAALMCRSCNSSKGKR